From the genome of Leptotrichia trevisanii DSM 22070:
GTTTCGAGGAATATGATTTGTATAATGAAAATAAGGATTTTATTGATAGAAATGTATTGACTGTTATGAGTCCGAATGGAAAATTGTTAGCGTTGAGACCCGATATTACGTTGTCGGTTGCTAAAAAGGTGTCTAAAGATCAGTCTTTGAAATACAGTAAAATTTATTATCAGGAAAATACTTACAATCTAACAAAATATATTGGTTACGAAGAGGATAAACAGCTGGGAATTGAATTAATTGGGAAAGAATCGACATTTTTGGATTTTGAGATTATTAATCTTGCAGTAAAAAGTTTAGATATTATAAATAAAAAAAGTATGATTGTTTTGTCGCATGCGGGATTTATTTCTTCGATTTTTGAAAATTTCGATTTGGAATATGAAACAAAAGAGCAAATATTGGATTGCATTAATAGAAAAAACAGCCACGATATACAAAAAATACTAAAAAGAAATGAACATATTTCAGAAAATGTGAAAAAATTAATTTATAAAATTCCTGAATTGTCGGGGAATTTGGAAAATATTGAAAAGGAACTTTTAAAATATGAAATAAATGTCAATACGAAAAAAATATTATCTGAACTTAAACAGCTAAACAGTTTATTGATGAAATTTTACAAGAAATCAAAAATTATATTTGACTTTTCTGTTGTAAAAAATTTGAATTATTACAATGGAATTATTTTACAAGGGTATATTGAAGGCTTTTCAAACGTAATTTTAACTGGTGGCAGATACGACAAATTGTTTGAA
Proteins encoded in this window:
- a CDS encoding ATP phosphoribosyltransferase regulatory subunit, whose translation is MKNYIKNMSKKDLVLLNIRKMYDSYGYKKISLPSFEEYDLYNENKDFIDRNVLTVMSPNGKLLALRPDITLSVAKKVSKDQSLKYSKIYYQENTYNLTKYIGYEEDKQLGIELIGKESTFLDFEIINLAVKSLDIINKKSMIVLSHAGFISSIFENFDLEYETKEQILDCINRKNSHDIQKILKRNEHISENVKKLIYKIPELSGNLENIEKELLKYEINVNTKKILSELKQLNSLLMKFYKKSKIIFDFSVVKNLNYYNGIILQGYIEGFSNVILTGGRYDKLFEKFGVDTGAVGFAILTDGLKGYYKDTDKKDFEVLIAYDNSDFEKLVEIVNDFQKKGLRVRTENIENLGESDFEIFNFDEKYIFQNGELKKEE